A region of Paenibacillus thiaminolyticus DNA encodes the following proteins:
- a CDS encoding S-layer homology domain-containing protein, with the protein MNKNMLKGVGIGVCAAVLIHASGMVEASGQVLKGYFKDRGWWSEHAEWAKDSGLMSGISDNRFGGDEPLTRGEMATILRNLSDRGLLGTASDKKTEPQFGTDFYHKQPMNLPLSKDQVKKIWGGKYAEVRDAAAGDLILWRYDIGAKDDYKFEADNDSIDMEGLKNKKVSGQLFITWNEQEELLDITYYFLKDGAVHEYKVAGELKKRQ; encoded by the coding sequence ATGAATAAAAACATGCTTAAAGGCGTAGGAATTGGTGTCTGTGCAGCCGTCCTCATTCATGCGTCAGGCATGGTTGAAGCAAGCGGGCAGGTATTAAAAGGTTATTTTAAAGACCGCGGCTGGTGGTCTGAACATGCGGAATGGGCCAAGGATAGCGGGTTGATGAGCGGCATTTCCGACAACCGGTTCGGCGGCGACGAGCCTCTGACCCGCGGAGAAATGGCAACCATTCTCCGAAATTTATCGGATCGCGGGTTATTGGGCACAGCGTCTGACAAGAAGACGGAACCTCAGTTCGGAACTGATTTTTATCACAAGCAGCCCATGAATTTGCCTCTTTCCAAAGATCAGGTCAAAAAAATTTGGGGAGGCAAGTACGCTGAAGTAAGAGATGCTGCGGCTGGCGATTTGATTCTATGGCGTTATGACATCGGGGCAAAAGACGATTATAAATTTGAAGCGGACAATGACTCCATTGATATGGAAGGCCTGAAAAATAAAAAGGTTTCGGGACAACTATTTATCACCTGGAATGAACAAGAAGAATTATTGGACATTACGTATTATTTTCTCAAAGACGGCGCTGTCCATGAGTATAAAGTGGCGGGCGAACTTAAAAAACGCCAATAA
- a CDS encoding DHHW family protein encodes MNRYDKIYKYVMAVLLLLFIGALAVLNLLTAEREFSEAENRVLEKWPDFTLQSLAAGKFTSNYEQYVSDQFVFRDAWIGVKTDADRAMGKKESNGVYLGKDGFLIQRFNPPEDRDVEDKIEAIRAFDHATPGVRKYMMLVPTAAALHQDKLPAYAASGDEPAYMDKVRQKLPGTIRFVDVHPALSAEREQPIFYRTDHHWTTTGAYYAYRELCKHMGIIPLDKEDFRIQRITDQFYGSLYSKSGFRHIRPDGIELYLPKKEASYKVEYVDEQRTADSLYEMGNLAQKDKYTVFFNGNHALIKITTVHPEGKRKLLVVKDSYANSLLPFLTEHFSEIYVVDLRYYGEDLKALVRQHGIRDMLLLYNVNTFFEEPSIQNLSELVE; translated from the coding sequence ATGAACAGATACGACAAAATCTATAAATATGTAATGGCCGTACTGCTGCTCCTCTTTATAGGCGCGCTCGCCGTGCTGAATCTTCTGACGGCGGAACGTGAATTTTCGGAAGCGGAAAATCGGGTGTTGGAGAAGTGGCCTGACTTTACGCTGCAGTCGCTGGCGGCGGGAAAATTTACTTCCAATTACGAGCAGTATGTGTCCGATCAATTCGTCTTCCGGGATGCCTGGATCGGAGTGAAGACCGATGCGGATCGGGCGATGGGAAAAAAGGAGAGCAACGGGGTGTACTTGGGTAAGGACGGCTTCCTTATTCAACGCTTCAACCCGCCGGAAGACAGGGATGTGGAGGATAAGATAGAGGCCATTCGCGCGTTCGACCATGCCACGCCCGGCGTTCGCAAATATATGATGCTTGTGCCTACCGCGGCCGCGCTGCACCAGGATAAGCTCCCGGCGTATGCCGCATCCGGCGATGAACCGGCGTATATGGACAAGGTACGGCAGAAGCTTCCTGGCACGATTCGCTTCGTCGATGTGCATCCCGCGCTGTCTGCAGAACGGGAACAGCCTATTTTTTACCGAACCGATCATCATTGGACCACGACCGGCGCCTATTACGCCTATCGGGAGCTGTGCAAGCACATGGGGATCATCCCGCTGGACAAGGAAGATTTCCGCATTCAGCGCATAACGGATCAATTTTACGGCTCGCTCTATTCGAAGAGCGGATTCCGGCATATCCGGCCGGACGGGATCGAGCTCTATCTGCCGAAGAAGGAAGCGAGCTATAAAGTGGAGTACGTCGATGAACAGCGAACGGCGGATTCTTTGTACGAGATGGGCAATCTCGCACAGAAGGATAAGTATACCGTGTTTTTTAACGGCAATCATGCGCTTATTAAAATCACGACGGTCCACCCGGAGGGAAAGAGGAAGCTGTTGGTGGTCAAAGATTCGTACGCCAATAGTTTGCTGCCCTTCTTAACGGAGCATTTTAGCGAAATTTATGTCGTCGATCTCCGGTATTACGGGGAAGACTTGAAGGCACTCGTGCGGCAGCACGGTATCCGTGACATGCTGCTGCTCTATAATGTCAATACATTCTTTGAAGAGCCATCTATTCAGAATCTATCGGAGTTGGTCGAATGA
- a CDS encoding DJ-1/PfpI family protein, which produces MKIALVCFDDFTDLDLFLPWDVLNRVRLVGGLDDWDVRILGTEDSHVSMAGLRIPTHGRIEEANSSDAVLFSSGKGVQKLYQNSHYLKRFQLNPEKQLIGSMCSGALLLGAMGLLTGKQATTYPTAVHQLAELGVEIVNKSFVNVGNISTAAGCLAGQELAAWLIDSLIGADMTAKVMESVQPVGKGLSLPDTVTLRSGAGGSA; this is translated from the coding sequence ATGAAAATCGCTCTTGTGTGTTTTGATGATTTTACGGATCTTGACTTGTTCCTGCCGTGGGATGTATTGAACAGGGTGAGGTTAGTAGGCGGACTGGACGATTGGGACGTCAGGATACTGGGAACGGAGGATTCGCATGTGTCTATGGCAGGACTTCGTATTCCTACGCATGGAAGGATCGAAGAGGCGAATTCATCGGATGCCGTTCTTTTTTCCAGTGGGAAAGGTGTTCAGAAGCTGTATCAGAATTCTCATTATTTAAAACGTTTTCAACTCAATCCGGAGAAGCAATTGATAGGCTCTATGTGCTCAGGTGCGCTGCTTTTGGGAGCTATGGGATTGTTGACGGGAAAGCAGGCAACTACGTATCCTACGGCTGTTCATCAACTTGCCGAATTGGGAGTGGAGATTGTCAATAAGAGCTTCGTCAATGTCGGGAATATAAGCACGGCCGCCGGATGCCTGGCCGGGCAGGAGTTAGCTGCATGGCTCATCGATTCGTTAATCGGGGCAGACATGACAGCGAAGGTCATGGAGAGCGTGCAGCCTGTTGGTAAGGGGCTGAGCCTGCCTGATACCGTTACTCTACGAAGCGGGGCTGGCGGGTCGGCCTAA
- a CDS encoding Gfo/Idh/MocA family protein produces the protein MSLPFDLHPVFLAASEFVNERYIGKITGAEAQLSLPGPWRDNWYYTKSIAHGGAVLDCAAYPISRLVGLLGPAVSVMAEVNTLIPNRIVGDGKKVRSDVDDNVTIILQFAGGQHAVIRSLWGMAFKQNNTIIYGRKGTIAINDSGYPLIVQTAEPMPNAEQVHWRGQEDCYIPRGEIAKQTNESVIAHFVHCLRTGKQPIQSGKQQLHVHEIMFGAYRSAESGERYSLTTTFTPWAKLDPLLFDTRSEYV, from the coding sequence ATGAGTTTGCCGTTTGATTTGCATCCTGTCTTCTTAGCCGCCTCCGAGTTTGTGAATGAGCGCTACATCGGCAAGATTACGGGAGCCGAAGCGCAGTTGTCCCTTCCCGGCCCATGGCGTGACAACTGGTATTATACTAAATCCATCGCCCATGGAGGGGCGGTGCTTGATTGCGCGGCATATCCGATCAGCCGGCTCGTCGGTTTGTTAGGACCGGCCGTCAGCGTGATGGCCGAAGTGAATACGCTGATTCCGAACCGCATCGTCGGAGACGGGAAGAAGGTACGCAGCGATGTGGATGACAATGTGACGATCATCCTCCAATTTGCCGGAGGGCAGCATGCCGTGATTCGCTCCTTGTGGGGCATGGCGTTCAAGCAGAATAATACGATTATTTATGGACGAAAAGGAACGATCGCGATCAATGACAGCGGCTATCCCTTAATTGTTCAAACGGCGGAGCCCATGCCAAATGCGGAACAAGTCCATTGGCGCGGGCAGGAGGATTGCTATATCCCACGCGGGGAGATCGCCAAGCAGACCAACGAAAGTGTGATCGCCCATTTCGTTCATTGTCTTCGAACCGGCAAGCAGCCGATACAGTCAGGCAAGCAGCAGCTCCACGTGCACGAAATTATGTTCGGAGCCTATCGATCAGCGGAATCGGGCGAACGGTACTCTTTAACGACAACCTTTACGCCATGGGCCAAGCTGGATCCGCTTCTGTTCGATACTCGAAGCGAGTATGTATAA
- a CDS encoding DUF4358 domain-containing protein, which yields MKQYRQGAWKCLAFLFMLAVVIGALAGCSGKQDGEELSAAAVAERIQRAVNLDEMNQGDRKKLHKLYHLDADEVEDFILYTAASNVKADELAVIKVKDADQAESVKQNILQRIEAQTVKFKDYRPEEYFLIEKHVLKTKGRFVFFAVSKEAAQMEAAFDSAW from the coding sequence ATGAAACAATATAGACAAGGGGCTTGGAAATGCCTCGCCTTTTTATTCATGTTAGCCGTTGTCATCGGCGCATTGGCCGGATGTTCCGGTAAGCAAGACGGGGAGGAGCTGTCGGCCGCCGCGGTGGCGGAGCGAATTCAACGGGCGGTGAACCTGGATGAGATGAATCAGGGGGATCGGAAGAAGCTGCATAAGCTCTATCATCTCGATGCCGATGAAGTGGAGGATTTTATTCTGTATACGGCTGCATCCAATGTAAAGGCGGACGAATTGGCAGTTATCAAAGTAAAAGATGCGGATCAGGCAGAAAGCGTCAAACAAAACATATTGCAGCGAATCGAAGCCCAGACGGTAAAGTTTAAAGACTATCGCCCGGAAGAATATTTTCTCATCGAAAAGCATGTTCTAAAAACGAAAGGCCGCTTTGTCTTTTTCGCGGTCTCTAAGGAGGCGGCACAAATGGAAGCGGCGTTTGACAGCGCGTGGTAG